The sequence below is a genomic window from Aureispira sp. CCB-E.
TAAGGCAATATGCACATTAATACCACCAAAACCAAAGGCACTAACACTCGCACGTCGAGGGTGCTTGTTGCTCAACCAAGGACGAGTTTCTGTATTAATATATAAAGGAGAGTTATTAAAATCTACTTTGGAAGTAGGTTGCTCTACATTGATGGTTGGAGGTAATACTTTGTGGTGTAGGGCTAAAATAACTTTTAGTAATCCCGCAGCACCAGCAGCAGCCTTGGTATGACCAACTTGAGATTTAACAGTTCCAAGCGCAATGTGAGATTTTTCAGGATTGTTGGCTGTAAAAACCATTCCCATAGAAGTCATTTCACAAGCATCTCCAGCATTGGTTCCTGTTCCATGTGCTTCGATTAAGCCAACTGTTTTAGGTTCAAAACCTGCCTCTTCATAAGCACGGTTCATCGCCATAGCTTGTCCCGATGGGCGAGGAGCATAAACCGATTTAAAACGTCCATCACTAGAAGTTCCAACTCCCTTAATAACGGCATAAATAGTATCCCCATCACGTTCGGCATCTTCCAAACGTTTTAATACGACCATTCCCAAGCCTTCACCAATTAACATACCATCGGCTTTGTCGCTAAATGGACTGATAACATTTGATTTGGAAAAAGCAGGTGTCTTAGAAAAGGACATATACATGAAAGGAGAGTTATCCGTGTCAACACCACCCGTCAACATCATGTCTGCACGTCCTTCGACTAATTCGCTTAAAGCCATTTTTACGGCACTTAAAGAGGCGGCACAAGCTGCATCTACAACAGAGTTGATACCTCCTAAGTCAAATCGATTAGTGATTCGCCCTGAAATGACGTTTCCTAACATACCAGGGAAGGAGTTTTCATTCCAACCAATATAGGCTTTTTTCATTTTGTCTACAATGTGTGGAATATCGGTTTCGGCAACACCACAAGAACGCAATGCTTTTTCCCAAATAGGATATTGTAAACGTCCAGTTAGAGGCGTAATCAATTTTTGACCGCCACCAACACCTAGCAAAACACCAGTTTTGCTTTTTACTTCAGCGGTGAATTTTGCAGATTTCTTGCCATATCCAGCATGTTCAAAGGCATCACGAGCAGCAATTAAAGCCAATAATTGCGAAGCATCAGTTACCTCTAAAATGTTAGGAGGCAAACCAAATTCCATTGGGTTAAAATCAATGTCTGGCAAAAAGCCACCACGTTTACAGTATGTTTTGTCTGGAGCTGTTGGGTCTGGATCGTAGTAATCTTCTATTCGCCAACGGTCTTCAGGTACATCAGTGATGCTATCTTTAGCTTGAATAATATTATTCCAGAAGTCTTCTATGTTTTTTGCATCTGCAAATAACGAAGACATACCGATAACGGCGACTGGAGTTTTTCTAAGAGAATTATTTAAGTTCATTGATTTTTATATTGATTTGGTATGATATCTATAAGATGAATGGATTGGACTTAGAGCAAGACTTTAAAAAGTTCTTCTTGCATTTTTAGTTGTTGTATTCCTTTTTCGGTGCAAACACCTCTTAAATAGGGAAGCATAATCCCAAATGTTAAGCGTTCTTTGCTGTATTCGCTTACAGGGAAGCGATTGGTATCTTTTAGCATTTCTAATAATGCTAATACAGTTTTGCTAGTGACTTGAATGTCCATGTCTTCCCTAAATAGACCATCCTTAATACCCCATTTAGCCAAGTATTCTAGTTCGGAATGTGCAAAGTTGCCCATATTTCGATAGGACTTTTGTAATAGACCTGGGTAGTAATGAAGAATGTCGTTAAAGAAATTAGGATTTGTTTGGCTGGCTCTAAAGACAATGCGTTGATGCAAGTACCCCATTGCTTGAATTGCATTTTCAGAGGCTTGGATAATGTCATCATTTTCTTTGCGTATCTCTTTGTGATAACTGGCTAAGCAAGCTTCAAGGAGAGCCGTTTTATCTTCAAAATGTTTGTAAATGGTTCGTTTTGATGTATGAAGTTGTTTGACAATACGATCTATCGTGATGCTTTTAACACCATGTTCTACAAATAGTAGTGAAGCAACTTCGATTATTTTTTCTCTAGCAACCATGTTTTATTTTTTCTTTTATAACACTAGTGGTAATTTTTTAGTTCCGCCAGTACCACAAAGAAATAAAAGAATTTTTACATCTCCAATTTTTGAAGATTTTAAATGGTGTTTTTTACATAAAATTAACGCTTGGCATGATTTCTATTTATAGTAAGATAAGCACATCTAGGATCATCTGGGCGTGAGGTTTTGATCGAACTCTTTTTAGTGTGTCTTTATTGATTATTAAAAAAAACTAGAAAATGAGCAGTGTACTAAGGAATTAAAATTTTAAATTAGAGAGATAAAAAATGTATTCTATATTTTGGGGTGAATTACTAAACATTTAAAACCATGATAAAAATGATGTTTCAGCTTTGGGTTGCTACTTTTTTGCTAATGATGAGTCATAGTCTTTGTGGGCAACAATTGAGTAATGAAGAATTGTGGGGAAGTTCGAGAGTGGGGTATTTGGAAGGTGTTTGTGAAAAGCTGCACTATTGCGATTCGTATATACTAGGAGATTATGTGCCTCTTTTTTTAGAAAAACTGGATGGCTTGAAGTCAATTAGTATTAAGAGTGATGCGATTGATTGGCGAAGTGCCATCGAAAAAATTGCAACAATAGAGACGATTGAAGAATTGACGTTGTACAATGAAGAAATTGTAGAACTACCGAATACAATCAAGAAGTTTAAAAATCTAACAGCCCTTCACTTAAGCTTAGGGAAGGAACCCAACTACAAGCAGATTTATGAGGTATTGTCAGAACTAAAAATGTTGACAAAACTGAGTATCCAAAACGTGCAATCTCCAGAAAATTTAAAAGAAATTTACCAATTAAAACAACTGAAAGAGCTTTCAATAGTTCGTATTACGAATCGAAGGTTTGATTGGGAGAAAGCGATGGGGTATTTGTCTCAATTGGCAGAATTAGAAACACTGGATTTGGAAGGAGGCTCGTTTGAGGTACTACCCTCTAATATTAAAGAACTCAAAAAGCTCAAAAAACTTAATATAAGTACGTCGTATGTAGATTTGTCGTTGACGATAGAGCACCTGCAAGGATTGTCTAATTTAGAAACATTGATACTTGGTAATAACAGATTGGGGGTGCTCCCTGATAATATAGGAAGCCTTAAAGGACTTAGGAGTTTACAGGTCGATGCAGGGGCATTGACTGCATTGCCAGAGTCGATAGGAGAGTTGAGTGCCTTAGAATTACTGTCTTTGCGTAATAACCGTCTGAAAACATTGCCTCCAAGCATCAAAAAACTCAAAAAATTAAAAGTGTTGGAGCTTCGAGAAAACCCTTTGGAGAACTTACCAAAGGAATTTGCTAAATTGGAGGAGCTGCAAACGTTGAGGCTTAGCGAATTGGCTAATGAGCAGGCAGTTTTGGAGCGAGCCTTAGAAGTAGCTACCTTAGAGACTTTAGAGTTGGTGGATCTAAAAACGAGTTTAACGGCCGTTGTTGCTCATAAAAACCTAAAAACATTGGAACTGGATTTTGTTGGTACATTAGATTGGGAGAAGAATTGGTCGTGGATATTTCAATTTAATAAATTGGAAAAATTGGTTATCGTATCAGAGGATTTAGAGGTGGTGCCCAAGGAAATTAGTCAGCTAAAAAATCTCAAAAAATTGGATTTAGCATACAATGAAATTCATACCTTACCTGAGTCTATTGGAGAGTTGCAACAGCTTTTATTTTTAGATGTTCAAGGAAATAGCTTAAAGGAAATCCCCGTTTCTATTAGTAATTTAAGAGCGCTAGAGTTGTTGAATATAGAATTTAATGCCATTAAAACTATACCAAGCGATTGGACTAAGTTGGATCAGCTTAAGGTTGCCTATTTTAATGATAATAAAATTAAATTAGGAAAATTGATGTTGCCTAGAAGTTTAGAATATCTTAGTATAGGAGGGAATGGTTCAGTTGAGTTACCGAATAATTTGGCAGAATTGAAGAATCTGAGGGTTTTGTTGGCAGGGGAAAATAAATTAAAGCATCTAGATGGTTTTTTAATAGAAAATCACCCCCAATTAACGTATTTATATTTGAGTGCCAATGAACTAAAAGAATTGCCTGAAACATTGTTTGGAGGAATGCTGTGGGGACTTAACTTATCAGAGAACAAATTACTTAGTCTTCCTAAGTTATCAAAAACAAACAATACGTTGAGATATTTGAATGTCGCCAATAATGCAGCATTTGCCTTTCCAACGCATATTAATCAGTTGAAACAATTGGAAGTTTTAGAGGCAAGTGAAAGTCTCCAAGGTGAACTGCCTCAAGAAATAGGGGAACTTGTTCATTTGCAAGAATTGGAACTTTCGGCTTTTAATAAAGTGTTGCTTCCTGAAGCTTTTAAAAAGTTAAGGAACTTAGAAAGTATCGTTGCTAATTATCATTCCATTATGGGAGAGTCATCTAATTTTTCTCATTTAGGAGCTTTGCCTTCTTTGCGTTTTTTAGAAGTTTCGGAGTTGAAAGTACCTATACAAAAAGGCACTTTTTCGAATCTAAAGCAATTGGAGTATTTGACGTTGGTTGATCAAGAAGAACAGCCTGATTTAGAATTGCTTTTCAATGAACTTGCTTCGTGCAAGCTTTTAAAAAGTGTGAATTTAAATTCAAATAACTTACTAGAAGTGCCTAAAAATATAGGTTTGTTGGCTTCTATAGAGTATTTAGATATTTCATTTAATGAGATAAAAGCATTGCCTGAAAATATAAGCCAGCTTCTAAAATTAAGGGAACTAGATATTAGTGATAATCAAATTAGCACCTTGCCAGCGGGTATTGGGTATTTGCCAAGCCTCAGAAAGCTGTATATGAGCAGCAATGCGCTGTTGGAATTACCATTGAGTATAGAAAATTGGAAAGTAATTGAAGAATTAAGTTGCTTTGATAATGATTTGACAGAATTACCAAAAGAAATTTGTCAGTTGAACTCTTTAAAAAATGTAGATTTTGCGGATAATATGCTAGATATTTTGCCAGAGCATTTTGATGATTTGGAAAATTTAACGGATGTGGATTTGAGTGATAATTTGTTTGTTGAGTTTCCCAAAACATTACCAAAGCTTTTAAGTTTAGAAAGCTTGATTTTGGATAATAACGAATTAAAAGATTTTCCAGAGGAGTTTAAAACATTGAGATTTCTGAATTTTTTAAGTTTGGGAGGAAACCGATATACGGCAGAACAGCAAAAAAATATCTTGAGAGAGTTTAAAAATATTGGTTTTGTTACATTTGAGTGAGATAATAAATGAGTGTTCATAAAAAGTTTAGAAAAGCTATAGGGTGCGGAATCGGGAAGGCATATCTAATTATTTTAGAGCACCCTAATATTGATTTTAGCAAAAGAATAAAAAGAAATGTGCTTCAGCGAATGTGTTACGATGGTCAATGCGAGGGATTTTGGGGGGATTATTATTATCAACTAATTTGTGGTACTCCCCAAAAAGATGCTTTGATTGAATTTGTGTTGGAAGAACTGGCAAAGGAACAAGATGATTGGTATGTGCTTACTCAGTTGTATGAAATTGCAGCATTAGCAGCAACAGAGGACGGCAATGAAAGAGCAAGAGAGGTTATTTGGGAGCGATTTAAGCAAGAATATGCTGAAGGAGATGATTGGAATGGGGAGAATGCTTTGCTTAGAATTGCTGGCAAAAAAGCCCTTTTAGGCTTGGCGAGACTAAAAGGGAAGTACCTAAAAAAGCGACCTAGTGAAATAGAGTTTGGTGGGCTAATTAGTGAGTTTGATGAACTTTATCCAAAACTAAATGGACGTAAATTATTGAGGAGAGCAAGTTTACAAGATCCTTTTATCAAAACGTATTGGGAGTGTGTGCAGCGGAACAATAAACCTTCTAAGAAGAGGAAAAGAACGAAGAAAAAGTTGGGCTATAAAGCCATTCAAAAACAAATACAAACGGCTACTTTCTTTTGGGCAGGACCATGGGTAGATGAAATAAAGGACAAGACGTGGCAGAAGTTAGCAGAGGAATTGATGAAAGAAACAAAATTTAAAATTCAAGAACGTTATTTGAAACTCTTTGCTAAACGAAAATTTCCTCTGGATTCTCAGATTTTATTTGATTTTGTGGAACAAAAAAAACAATCTCCTAAGCGACTAATTGCTCCTGCGGTAGAAGCACTTGCTATGTTCCAATCGGATCAGATTCGTTCTTATGCCTTGGAGAGGTTAAAGAAAAAGAAAGATATTTTAGTTTATTTACCTTTGTTAAAGTACAACTATAAATCAGGCGATCATCTGTTGTTAGATGAGATATTACAAAAGAAATGGAGCTCGGACGAATTGCATGATTTGAATTATCACTACAGAGCAATTTATAAAATTAATTTAACCAAAGAATGCATGTTACCTCTGAAGAGGTTGTATAGCCGCCTAAACTGTGGGGTTTGCCGAGAAGAGATTTTAACTACTCTGTATAAGAATAACGGATTAAAAAAGGGACTTTTAGAGGAGATGAAGTTTGATAGCCAGCAACGAATTCGAGCATTGTATCTAAAATGGAGTCATCGCTTATCTGATGATATTAAGAACTAAAAAGTGTTTCGGAATGGATGCAAATACTTTTAATTGGGATAAAATTTAATATTTAACTGTAAGATTGTTTTTTAGTTAAAAAAATAGATAACTTGTGGCGAGTGCTAACGGAAGGAATAACCAAAGAGAAAAATGTTAAGTAAAGAAGAACTTCAAAACCTATCACAGTTATTGTTAAGCGTTGACGAACGCAATCTGGAAATTGCTTTTGAACTTATTCAGCAGGGAAATTATATTGAATATTTTGTTTCTGAACTATTTGCAATATATAAAATGGATGTTCGGACATATAGTCGTATAGCCAAGAGATTACTGGATGCGGTAGCCGAACGC
It includes:
- a CDS encoding TetR/AcrR family transcriptional regulator, with product MVAREKIIEVASLLFVEHGVKSITIDRIVKQLHTSKRTIYKHFEDKTALLEACLASYHKEIRKENDDIIQASENAIQAMGYLHQRIVFRASQTNPNFFNDILHYYPGLLQKSYRNMGNFAHSELEYLAKWGIKDGLFREDMDIQVTSKTVLALLEMLKDTNRFPVSEYSKERLTFGIMLPYLRGVCTEKGIQQLKMQEELFKVLL
- a CDS encoding leucine-rich repeat domain-containing protein is translated as MMFQLWVATFLLMMSHSLCGQQLSNEELWGSSRVGYLEGVCEKLHYCDSYILGDYVPLFLEKLDGLKSISIKSDAIDWRSAIEKIATIETIEELTLYNEEIVELPNTIKKFKNLTALHLSLGKEPNYKQIYEVLSELKMLTKLSIQNVQSPENLKEIYQLKQLKELSIVRITNRRFDWEKAMGYLSQLAELETLDLEGGSFEVLPSNIKELKKLKKLNISTSYVDLSLTIEHLQGLSNLETLILGNNRLGVLPDNIGSLKGLRSLQVDAGALTALPESIGELSALELLSLRNNRLKTLPPSIKKLKKLKVLELRENPLENLPKEFAKLEELQTLRLSELANEQAVLERALEVATLETLELVDLKTSLTAVVAHKNLKTLELDFVGTLDWEKNWSWIFQFNKLEKLVIVSEDLEVVPKEISQLKNLKKLDLAYNEIHTLPESIGELQQLLFLDVQGNSLKEIPVSISNLRALELLNIEFNAIKTIPSDWTKLDQLKVAYFNDNKIKLGKLMLPRSLEYLSIGGNGSVELPNNLAELKNLRVLLAGENKLKHLDGFLIENHPQLTYLYLSANELKELPETLFGGMLWGLNLSENKLLSLPKLSKTNNTLRYLNVANNAAFAFPTHINQLKQLEVLEASESLQGELPQEIGELVHLQELELSAFNKVLLPEAFKKLRNLESIVANYHSIMGESSNFSHLGALPSLRFLEVSELKVPIQKGTFSNLKQLEYLTLVDQEEQPDLELLFNELASCKLLKSVNLNSNNLLEVPKNIGLLASIEYLDISFNEIKALPENISQLLKLRELDISDNQISTLPAGIGYLPSLRKLYMSSNALLELPLSIENWKVIEELSCFDNDLTELPKEICQLNSLKNVDFADNMLDILPEHFDDLENLTDVDLSDNLFVEFPKTLPKLLSLESLILDNNELKDFPEEFKTLRFLNFLSLGGNRYTAEQQKNILREFKNIGFVTFE